Proteins encoded by one window of Streptacidiphilus sp. PB12-B1b:
- a CDS encoding NADP-dependent isocitrate dehydrogenase, whose product MTDSTIIYTHTDEAPALATYSFLPVVQAYASTAGVRVETRDISLAGRIIAGFPERLTEAQRIDDALAELGALAKTPGANIIKLPNISASIPQLKAAIAELQQQGYALPAYPDDPKTDEERDIRARYDKVKGSAVNPVLREGNSDRRAPASVKNYAKAHPHRMGAWSSDSRTNVAHMTAEDFRSTEKSAVIAEDGSLRIELVGADGSTTVLRESVPVLAGEVVDASVMHVAALRAFFAAQVARAKAEGVLFSVHLKATMMKVSDPIIFGHVVRAFFPKTFEQYGAVLAAAGLSPNDGLGAILGGLDALPEGAAIKASFDAELAEGPALAMVDSDRGITNLHVPSDVIVDASMPAMIRTSGHMWGPDGKEADTLAVIPDSSYAGVYQVVIDDCRAHGAFDPATMGSVPNVGLMAQAAEEYGSHDKTFEIAAEGTVRVVDAAGNAVLEQPVAVGDVFRMCQTKDVPIRDWVKLAVNRARATGNPAVFWLDRDRAHDANLIAKVEAYLPEHDTDGLQIEILTPQEATAFSLERIRRGEDTISVTGNVLRDYLTDLFPILELGTSAKMLSVVPLINGGGLFETGAGGSAPKHVQQLLKENYLRWDSLGEFFALAASFEHLAQSTGNARAQVLADTLDRATGTFLEEDKSPSRRLGGIDNRGSHFYLALYWAQELAGQTDDAQLAEAFSGLAKTLAEQEQAIVGELIAVQGSPVDIGGYYQPDPAKAEAVMRPSATLNEALATLG is encoded by the coding sequence GTGACTGACTCGACCATCATCTATACGCACACTGACGAGGCCCCGGCCCTGGCAACGTATTCGTTCCTGCCAGTGGTCCAGGCGTACGCCTCGACAGCGGGCGTCCGCGTGGAGACCCGCGACATCTCCCTGGCCGGGCGCATCATCGCGGGCTTCCCGGAGCGTCTCACCGAGGCGCAGCGCATCGACGACGCCCTCGCCGAGCTGGGCGCCCTGGCCAAGACGCCGGGCGCCAACATCATCAAGCTGCCGAACATCTCGGCCTCCATCCCGCAGCTCAAGGCGGCCATCGCGGAGCTGCAGCAGCAGGGCTACGCGCTCCCGGCCTACCCGGACGACCCGAAGACCGACGAGGAGCGCGACATCCGCGCCCGCTACGACAAGGTCAAGGGCAGCGCCGTCAACCCGGTGCTGCGCGAGGGCAACTCCGACCGGCGCGCCCCCGCCTCGGTCAAGAACTACGCCAAGGCGCACCCGCACCGGATGGGCGCCTGGTCGTCCGACTCCCGGACCAACGTCGCCCACATGACCGCCGAGGACTTCCGCTCCACCGAGAAGTCCGCGGTGATCGCCGAGGACGGCTCGCTGCGCATCGAGCTGGTCGGCGCGGACGGCAGCACCACCGTGCTGCGCGAGTCGGTCCCGGTGCTGGCCGGCGAGGTCGTCGACGCCTCGGTGATGCACGTGGCCGCGCTGCGCGCGTTCTTCGCCGCCCAGGTGGCCCGGGCCAAGGCCGAGGGCGTGCTGTTCTCGGTGCACCTCAAGGCCACCATGATGAAGGTCTCCGACCCGATCATCTTCGGCCACGTGGTCCGCGCCTTCTTCCCCAAGACGTTCGAGCAGTACGGCGCGGTCCTGGCCGCCGCCGGGCTCAGCCCCAACGACGGCCTCGGCGCCATCCTGGGCGGCCTGGACGCGCTGCCCGAGGGCGCGGCGATCAAGGCGTCCTTCGACGCCGAGCTGGCCGAGGGCCCGGCGCTGGCGATGGTCGACTCCGACCGCGGCATCACCAACCTGCACGTCCCCAGCGACGTCATCGTGGACGCCTCGATGCCGGCCATGATCCGCACCTCCGGCCACATGTGGGGCCCGGACGGCAAGGAGGCCGACACCCTGGCGGTCATCCCGGACAGCAGCTACGCCGGGGTCTACCAGGTCGTCATCGACGACTGCCGCGCGCACGGCGCCTTCGACCCGGCGACCATGGGCTCGGTGCCCAACGTCGGCCTGATGGCCCAGGCCGCCGAGGAGTACGGCAGCCACGACAAGACCTTCGAGATCGCCGCCGAGGGCACGGTCCGGGTCGTCGACGCCGCCGGGAACGCCGTGCTGGAGCAGCCGGTCGCGGTCGGCGACGTGTTCCGCATGTGCCAGACCAAGGACGTGCCGATCCGCGACTGGGTGAAGCTCGCGGTCAACCGGGCCCGGGCCACCGGCAACCCGGCCGTGTTCTGGCTGGACCGGGACCGCGCCCACGACGCCAACCTGATCGCCAAGGTCGAGGCGTACCTGCCGGAGCACGACACCGACGGGCTGCAGATCGAGATCCTCACCCCGCAGGAGGCCACCGCCTTCTCGCTGGAGCGCATCCGCCGCGGCGAGGACACCATCTCGGTCACCGGCAACGTGCTGCGCGACTACCTGACCGACCTGTTCCCGATCCTGGAGCTGGGCACCAGCGCCAAGATGCTGTCGGTCGTGCCGCTGATCAACGGCGGCGGGCTGTTCGAGACCGGCGCCGGCGGCTCCGCGCCCAAGCACGTCCAGCAGCTGCTGAAGGAGAACTACCTGCGCTGGGACAGCCTGGGCGAGTTCTTCGCGCTGGCCGCCAGCTTCGAGCACCTGGCCCAGAGCACCGGCAACGCCCGCGCCCAGGTCCTGGCCGACACGCTGGACCGCGCCACCGGGACGTTCCTGGAGGAGGACAAGTCGCCCAGCCGCCGCCTGGGCGGGATCGACAACCGCGGCAGCCACTTCTACCTGGCCCTGTACTGGGCCCAGGAGCTGGCCGGGCAGACCGACGACGCGCAGCTGGCCGAGGCGTTCTCGGGCCTGGCCAAGACCCTGGCCGAGCAGGAGCAGGCCATCGTCGGCGAGCTGATCGCGGTCCAGGGCTCGCCGGTCGACATCGGCGGCTACTACCAGCCCGACCCGGCCAAGGCCGAGGCCGTGATGCGCCCGTCGGCGACCCTGAACGAGGCCCTGGCGACCCTCGGCTGA
- a CDS encoding GNAT family N-acetyltransferase codes for MDKLTRHASASARSDTRRQHWRRETVELASVFVAVALADLIANVVVHGHDGPFLLIASALALMATAAWHGWWSHRHPHAPPGPAPGDIVSSSAGEPGAAALPSPLPPQDRALWRIRATVTDAPGSLAALCRALADLPVNIISMQAHPLADVTIDEFVVQAHADTPAQDISRAVVAAGGTEVWLERADAHDLVDVPTRILNLATRTALDAAELPLALRQLFGRCTIRSLPAEIDEDDLDGSTMRLRDPSGGVLVVTRDEPPFTPTEFARARALIELDGQLGPRVPDTRDLLTLPAGNELTVRRADPSDRQAALALHERCSTRTLRLRYHGPVGDADRYIGHLLEPRYGQTLTVETGDGDLVALAHLMWDDGSAEIAVLVEDAWQRRGLGAELVRRLAELARDAGIGEVYAVTTSSNTGMVATLRRLGVPLDYQVEEATLVITAHLAPEPAATRR; via the coding sequence ATGGACAAGTTGACTCGCCACGCCTCCGCCTCCGCCCGCTCCGACACCCGCAGACAGCACTGGCGCCGCGAGACGGTCGAGCTGGCGTCGGTGTTCGTCGCCGTCGCCCTGGCCGACCTGATCGCCAACGTGGTGGTGCACGGCCACGACGGTCCGTTCCTGCTGATCGCCTCCGCACTGGCGCTGATGGCCACGGCGGCTTGGCACGGCTGGTGGTCGCACCGCCACCCGCACGCCCCTCCCGGCCCGGCCCCGGGCGACATCGTGTCGTCCTCCGCCGGGGAGCCCGGCGCCGCGGCGCTGCCCTCGCCGCTGCCGCCGCAGGACCGGGCGCTGTGGCGGATCCGGGCGACGGTCACCGACGCGCCCGGCAGCCTGGCCGCCCTGTGCCGGGCGCTGGCCGACCTGCCGGTCAACATCATCTCCATGCAGGCGCACCCGCTGGCCGACGTCACCATCGACGAGTTCGTGGTCCAGGCCCACGCCGACACCCCGGCGCAGGACATCAGCCGGGCCGTGGTCGCGGCCGGGGGCACCGAGGTGTGGCTGGAGCGCGCCGACGCCCACGACCTGGTGGACGTGCCCACGCGGATCCTCAACCTGGCCACCCGCACCGCCTTGGACGCCGCCGAACTCCCGCTGGCGCTGCGGCAGTTGTTCGGCCGCTGCACCATCCGCTCGCTGCCCGCCGAGATCGACGAGGACGACCTGGACGGCAGCACCATGCGGCTGCGCGACCCCTCGGGCGGGGTGCTGGTGGTCACCCGCGACGAACCGCCGTTCACGCCCACCGAGTTCGCCCGCGCCCGGGCGCTGATCGAGCTGGACGGCCAGCTGGGCCCGCGCGTCCCGGACACCCGGGACCTGCTGACCCTCCCGGCCGGGAACGAGCTGACGGTGCGCCGGGCCGACCCGTCCGACCGGCAGGCCGCGCTGGCGCTGCACGAGCGGTGCAGCACCCGGACGCTGCGGCTGCGCTACCACGGCCCGGTCGGCGACGCCGACCGCTACATCGGCCACCTGCTGGAGCCCCGCTACGGCCAGACCCTGACCGTGGAGACCGGCGACGGCGACCTCGTCGCGCTCGCCCACCTGATGTGGGACGACGGCAGCGCCGAGATCGCCGTGCTGGTCGAGGACGCCTGGCAGCGCCGGGGCCTGGGCGCGGAGCTGGTGCGCAGGCTCGCCGAGCTGGCGCGGGACGCCGGCATCGGCGAGGTCTACGCCGTCACCACCTCGTCCAACACCGGGATGGTGGCCACCCTGCGCCGGCTCGGCGTCCCGCTGGACTACCAGGTCGAGGAGGCCACCCTGGTGATCACCGCGCACCTGGCCCCGGAGCCGGCGGCTACTCGACGGTGA
- a CDS encoding SGNH/GDSL hydrolase family protein: protein MTVSADGLGPFRSMVAVGDSFTEGMCDEVLGDGEYRGWADRVAERLAAQAGGGFRYANLAVRGKLIGQIVDQQVDRAASLGGELVTLAGGLNDVLRPGCDVEAVCAQLGEAAGKLASGARLLVLFHSTDPSRRMAGGSRVLPAILRLKRFVSELAEQPGVVVVELFDAPCFDDPRLWAEDRLHLSPEGHRRVAEAVLQAVGQPPEFDWRAPLPPVPPPGRARRLADDLRWLGRHLGPWVMRRIRGTSSGDGRSPKRPELLPYP from the coding sequence ATGACTGTTTCCGCCGACGGCCTCGGGCCGTTCCGCAGCATGGTCGCCGTGGGCGACTCGTTCACCGAGGGCATGTGCGACGAGGTGCTGGGGGACGGTGAGTACCGGGGCTGGGCGGACCGGGTGGCCGAGCGGCTGGCGGCGCAGGCCGGGGGCGGCTTCCGGTACGCCAACCTGGCCGTGCGCGGCAAGCTGATCGGCCAGATCGTGGACCAGCAGGTGGACCGGGCCGCCTCGCTGGGCGGGGAGCTGGTGACCCTGGCCGGCGGCCTGAACGACGTGCTGCGGCCGGGCTGCGACGTGGAGGCGGTCTGTGCGCAGCTGGGCGAGGCGGCAGGGAAGCTGGCGTCCGGCGCGCGGCTGCTGGTGCTGTTCCACAGCACCGACCCGAGCCGGCGGATGGCGGGCGGCTCGCGGGTGCTCCCGGCGATCCTGCGGCTGAAGCGGTTCGTGTCGGAGCTGGCGGAGCAGCCGGGCGTGGTCGTGGTCGAGCTGTTCGACGCGCCCTGCTTCGACGATCCCCGGCTGTGGGCGGAGGACCGGCTGCACCTGTCGCCGGAGGGGCACCGCCGGGTGGCGGAGGCGGTGCTGCAGGCCGTGGGCCAACCGCCGGAGTTCGACTGGCGGGCGCCGCTGCCGCCGGTCCCGCCGCCCGGCCGGGCGCGTCGGCTGGCGGACGATCTGCGGTGGCTGGGACGGCACTTGGGGCCGTGGGTGATGCGGCGGATCCGGGGCACCTCGTCGGGCGACGGCCGCAGCCCCAAGCGCCCGGAACTGTTGCCCTACCCCTAG
- the glmS gene encoding glutamine--fructose-6-phosphate transaminase (isomerizing) produces MCGIVAYIGSRDAAPILLEGLQRLEYRGYDSAGIAVAAKAQGAQAQSDGAAPATLKVRKSKGRVADLAALVPARFAGRTGIGHTRWATHGVPSDANSHPHLDQAGRIAVVHNGIIENADELRAKLEADGVVFTSETDTEVLGHLIASLATEGVELEDAVRAALKRIVGTYGIAVLDAQQPDRIVVARNGSPIVLGIGEKEMFAASDVSALVRYTRQVVHLDDGELATVRADGFNTFTQEDARATAKQPSIVDWEEASYDTAGHAHFLLKEIHEQPASVERTLSGRVDKRFSTAHLGGLNMDAREARAFRRVKILGCGSAYYSGELGAQLIEELARIPAHAEPASEFRYRNPVIEADTLYIAVSQSGETYDTLAAVQEIKRKGGRVLGVVNTVGSAIARECDGGMYLHAGPEISVASTKAFTSTAVAFALIALHLGRVHDLSPADGSRICAGLKALPDQIREILAQEKQIADLAAKYANHAGMMFIGRVRGYPVAREGAQKLKEVSYVHAEAYPASELKHGPLALIGPELPTVAVVPDDELLDKNLTALGEIRARSGQVLMVGHTAPDAKLAEDAILVPKNEPELDPILLGIPLQLFAYYAAVALERDVDKPRNLAKSVTVE; encoded by the coding sequence ATGTGTGGCATCGTCGCCTATATCGGTTCCCGTGACGCCGCGCCCATCCTGCTGGAGGGCCTGCAGCGCCTGGAGTACCGGGGGTACGACTCCGCCGGGATCGCCGTGGCCGCCAAGGCCCAGGGCGCCCAGGCCCAGTCCGACGGTGCCGCCCCGGCGACGCTGAAGGTCCGCAAGAGCAAGGGCCGGGTCGCCGACCTGGCCGCGCTGGTCCCGGCCCGCTTCGCCGGCCGGACCGGCATCGGCCACACCCGCTGGGCCACCCACGGCGTGCCCAGCGACGCCAACTCGCACCCGCACCTGGACCAGGCCGGGCGGATCGCGGTCGTCCACAACGGCATCATCGAGAACGCCGACGAGCTGCGCGCCAAGCTCGAGGCCGACGGCGTGGTCTTCACCTCCGAGACCGACACCGAGGTCCTGGGCCACCTGATCGCCAGCCTGGCCACCGAGGGCGTCGAGCTGGAGGACGCCGTCCGCGCCGCGCTCAAGCGGATCGTCGGGACGTACGGCATCGCCGTCCTGGACGCCCAGCAGCCCGACCGGATCGTGGTCGCCCGCAACGGCAGCCCGATCGTGCTGGGCATCGGCGAGAAGGAGATGTTCGCCGCCTCCGACGTCTCCGCGCTGGTCCGCTACACCCGCCAGGTGGTGCACCTGGACGACGGCGAGCTGGCGACCGTGCGCGCCGACGGCTTCAACACCTTCACCCAGGAGGACGCCCGGGCCACCGCCAAGCAGCCCTCCATCGTGGACTGGGAGGAGGCGTCCTACGACACCGCCGGCCACGCCCACTTCCTGCTCAAGGAGATCCACGAGCAGCCCGCCTCGGTCGAGCGCACCCTCAGCGGCCGCGTCGACAAGCGCTTCTCCACCGCGCACCTGGGCGGCCTCAACATGGACGCCCGCGAGGCCCGGGCGTTCCGTCGGGTGAAGATCCTCGGCTGCGGCTCCGCCTACTACTCGGGCGAGCTGGGCGCGCAGCTGATCGAGGAGCTGGCCCGCATCCCCGCCCACGCCGAGCCCGCCTCGGAGTTCCGCTACCGCAACCCGGTGATCGAGGCCGACACCCTGTACATCGCGGTCAGCCAGTCCGGCGAGACCTACGACACGCTGGCCGCCGTCCAGGAGATCAAGCGCAAGGGCGGCCGGGTGCTGGGCGTCGTCAACACCGTGGGCAGCGCCATCGCCCGCGAGTGCGACGGCGGCATGTATTTGCACGCCGGGCCGGAGATCTCGGTGGCCTCCACCAAGGCGTTCACCTCCACCGCCGTGGCCTTCGCGCTGATCGCGCTGCACCTCGGCCGGGTGCACGACCTCTCGCCGGCCGACGGCAGCCGGATCTGCGCCGGACTGAAGGCGCTGCCGGACCAGATCCGGGAGATCCTGGCCCAGGAGAAGCAGATCGCCGACCTGGCCGCCAAGTACGCCAACCACGCCGGGATGATGTTCATCGGCCGGGTGCGCGGCTACCCGGTGGCCCGCGAGGGCGCGCAGAAGCTCAAGGAGGTCTCCTACGTCCACGCCGAGGCGTACCCGGCGAGCGAGCTCAAGCACGGCCCGCTGGCGCTGATCGGCCCGGAGCTGCCGACCGTGGCCGTCGTCCCCGACGACGAGCTGCTGGACAAGAACCTCACCGCGCTGGGCGAGATCCGCGCCCGCAGCGGCCAGGTGCTGATGGTCGGCCACACCGCCCCCGACGCCAAGCTGGCCGAGGACGCGATCCTGGTGCCCAAGAACGAGCCGGAACTCGACCCGATCCTGCTCGGCATCCCGCTCCAGCTGTTCGCCTACTACGCGGCGGTCGCGCTGGAGCGGGACGTCGACAAGCCCCGCAACCTGGCCAAGAGCGTCACCGTCGAGTAG
- the lnt gene encoding apolipoprotein N-acyltransferase, which produces MSFVAGRAPKGGGGVPAPGGDGDAAQAAGGPDTEPERGPDTEPERGPDGAPDPAGGGGRLRRAARNSRMPLLTAATGALPVLIFPTIGWWWFAYVCLVPLMLVLRTAPTPRRALKLGWYGGIGFLIGVMSWLIPTLSVAIVALAALLGLFWAPWGWLVWRLLRGRPDAGRALAAVVLVPCGWLVIETVRSWQYLGGPWGLLGASQYRQHDALVLASFGGVWLDSLLIVAVNTAVVVLVAAWGRSVVGYGTLAALAACVAAVCAWAPQPRLTGATAAVGVVQPGGSANDADRTARGERLTRTLVGDRPDLVLWGESSLTDDLGADPALTAQIAALSRQTGAELLVNVDAAQGGSGGIYKTSVLVGPDGLTGQQYAKIRLVPFGEYVPLRPVLGWITSFSKAAAVDRRRGTENVVMTVAEPGGGTLRVGPLICFESAFPDMSRTLVNRGAQVIVVQSSTSTFQDTAAPEQHASLAALRAAETGRPVVQATLTGVSVAYDPFGRQVGQPLTTADRGATVYRVPLATGSTLYDRWGNWLPTLCCLLVALSAALWGGRAWAGRRRRAARATRSEG; this is translated from the coding sequence GTGAGCTTTGTCGCGGGGAGGGCGCCCAAGGGCGGGGGCGGGGTGCCCGCGCCGGGGGGCGACGGCGACGCGGCGCAGGCCGCGGGCGGCCCGGACACCGAGCCGGAGCGCGGCCCGGACACCGAGCCGGAGCGCGGCCCGGACGGCGCTCCCGACCCTGCGGGCGGCGGCGGCCGGCTGCGGCGGGCCGCCCGGAACAGCCGGATGCCGCTGCTCACCGCCGCCACCGGCGCGCTGCCGGTGCTGATCTTCCCGACCATCGGCTGGTGGTGGTTCGCCTACGTGTGCCTGGTGCCGCTGATGCTGGTGCTGCGCACCGCGCCCACGCCGCGCCGGGCGCTGAAGCTCGGCTGGTACGGCGGGATCGGCTTCCTGATCGGGGTGATGAGCTGGCTGATCCCCACCCTCAGCGTCGCCATCGTGGCCCTGGCCGCGCTGCTCGGCCTGTTCTGGGCGCCCTGGGGCTGGCTGGTGTGGCGGCTGCTGCGCGGCCGTCCGGACGCCGGGCGGGCGCTGGCGGCGGTGGTGCTGGTGCCCTGCGGCTGGCTGGTCATCGAGACCGTCCGCTCCTGGCAGTACCTGGGCGGCCCCTGGGGGCTGCTCGGGGCCAGCCAGTACCGGCAGCACGACGCGCTGGTGCTGGCGTCCTTCGGCGGGGTGTGGCTGGACAGCCTGCTGATCGTCGCGGTGAACACCGCCGTGGTGGTGCTGGTCGCGGCCTGGGGCCGCTCCGTCGTCGGCTACGGGACGCTGGCCGCGCTGGCGGCCTGCGTGGCCGCGGTCTGCGCCTGGGCCCCGCAGCCCCGGCTGACCGGGGCCACCGCCGCCGTCGGCGTGGTCCAGCCGGGCGGCAGCGCCAACGACGCCGACCGCACCGCGCGCGGCGAGCGGCTCACCCGCACCCTGGTCGGGGACCGTCCCGACCTGGTGCTGTGGGGCGAGAGCAGCCTCACCGACGACCTGGGCGCCGACCCGGCGCTGACCGCGCAGATCGCCGCGCTCTCCCGGCAGACCGGGGCGGAGCTGCTGGTCAACGTGGACGCGGCGCAGGGCGGCAGCGGCGGCATCTACAAGACCTCGGTGCTGGTCGGCCCGGACGGGCTGACCGGCCAGCAGTACGCCAAGATCCGGCTGGTGCCGTTCGGCGAGTACGTTCCGCTGCGGCCGGTGCTCGGCTGGATCACCTCCTTCTCCAAGGCGGCGGCGGTGGACCGGCGCCGGGGCACGGAGAACGTGGTGATGACCGTGGCCGAGCCCGGCGGCGGCACGCTCCGGGTCGGCCCGCTGATCTGCTTCGAGTCCGCCTTCCCGGACATGAGCCGGACCCTGGTGAACCGGGGTGCGCAGGTGATCGTGGTGCAGTCCTCGACCTCGACCTTCCAGGACACCGCCGCGCCCGAGCAGCACGCCTCGCTGGCGGCGCTGCGGGCGGCGGAGACCGGGCGCCCGGTGGTCCAGGCGACGCTGACCGGCGTCAGCGTCGCCTACGACCCCTTCGGGCGCCAGGTCGGACAGCCGCTGACCACCGCCGACCGGGGGGCGACCGTCTACCGGGTGCCGCTGGCGACCGGCAGCACCCTGTACGACCGCTGGGGCAACTGGCTGCCGACGCTGTGCTGCCTGCTGGTGGCGCTGAGCGCGGCGCTCTGGGGCGGCCGGGCCTGGGCCGGACGCCGCAGGCGGGCCGCTCGCGCAACCCGATCGGAGGGCTAG